The Bosea beijingensis genome contains the following window.
ACCGCCGCCGACAGCCACGAGCACCGTGTCGAGATCAGGCTCCTGCAGGTCCCATTCGCGGCCAAGCGTGCCCTGCCCGGTGATGGTCTCCCCTGCCGCAAAGGGATGAATCTTGAGCGCGCCGGACTCCGCGACGAAACGGTCGCAGGCCGCCTGCGCATCGTCGTACTGCGCGCCGCCGACCACGACATCGGCACCGAAGCGCTTGATCGCCTCGATCTTGGCCGCAGGCGAGATTTCCGGCACGAAGATCGTCGCCTTCACCCCGCGCTTCATCGCGGCATAGGCCACGGCCGCGCCGTGATTGCCGCCGGACGCGGCCGAGACGCCTGCCGCTGGCACCGGCAGCGAAAGCAGGTTGTTGAAGGCGCCGCGCGTCTTGAACGAGCCGGCATGCTGCAGGCATTCGAGCTTGAGCGAGACATCCGCCGCGGTGCCGAAGGCGCCCGTGCCCAGCCGCATCACGGGCGTGACCCGCGCATGGGCGGCGATGCGCGCCGCCGCTTCCTCGATCATCGGACGGGTGACGGGGCGTGCGCTCATGGCGATATCCTGCTCAGGCTCGGACACTGGACGATAGGTCCAGATCGCAATCGGAAGCCCGTGGCTATCGCGTCCCGGCGGATCCGGGAAGGGCCGCCCGCGCCCGGCGGCAATGTTCCGGGCGACGACCAGCGCCGCCAGCGCATCGAGCAGGTCGTCGGCGGCTGCCTCGCGCGGCGGGCACGAATTCGCCGTCTCGGCCGGAATACCGGCCGCGACCAACAGGTTCCGACGCTCGGCCAACCCTTCGGGATTGACCACGCCCTTGATCTTCTTGGGGTGAAGCAGCGGCGCACCCCGCATCGTGCGGAAGGCGAGTTCGGGATGAATCTCGAAGACGCGCTCGCGCAGGCCGGGCTCGGATCGCAGCAGCCCGTCGATCTCGCGGATTTTCGGGAACAGGTGAAAGCCCTGCTTCGAGACCTTGCGCGGCGGATCGGAGGCGGCAAACGCCAGCGCGCAGGCCTCCCAATAATCGGTTGCTTCGACCGCCCCTCGCGCGGGGATCGAAAACACCGAGGATTGCCTGTCGCCCAGCAGCGCCCGCACCGCCTGCTCCGGCCCGCGTCCGGAACCTTGCACCCTCTCCGGCAGGCCGATGGGCATGTCGACCGCCACCAGATCAGGCACGATTTCGCCCACGAACAGATCGGCGAAGCGCGGCACGACGCGGATCAGCGGCGCTTCCGACCTTTCATCCGAAGCGAAAGCGGCGATCCAGCCGCCCTTGCAGCCATCAACGCCGGCCAGCCACGCCATCCGTTTCCTCCGCCTTTCGCAGCGCTGGCATTGCATCTGCGTTGCTCTACTGTGCGGTGCAACACCAAGCATTTTCAAGCGAAGTGGACACCGGTTCGCGTGAAGAAAATGCGAGAGCTATGCCCGGCCCGTGTCAGGAGAGAGCATGAGCACGATACGCCCCCGCCGCAGCGCCCTCTATATGCCGGGCTCGAACGCCCGCGCGCTCGAAAAGGCCCGCGAGATCGCGGCCGATGTCCTGATCCTCGACCTCGAGGACGCCGTCGCGCCAGAAGCAAAAGCTGAAGCCCGCGCGCGCGTCTGCGCCGCGGTGAAGGCCGGCGGCTATGGCCGGCGCGAGCTGGTGATCCGCGTCAACGGTGTCGGCACGCCCTGGTTTGCCGACGATCTCGCCGCCGCCGCGGAAGCGAAGCCGCAGGCGATCCTGATCCCGAAGGTTTCAAGCCCGGAGACGCTGCACGAGGTCGGCAACCAGTTGAACGGCCTCTGGGCCGACCCCGCCATCGCGGTCTGGGCGATGATCGAGACACCGCTCGCCATCCTCGATGTCGAGCGCATCGCCCGCGCGGCGCTCGATTCCGTCACGCGGCTCGCCTGCTTCGTGATGGGCACCAACGATCTCGCCAAGGAAACCCGTGCCCGCTTCGTGCCCGGCCGCGCGCCGATGCTGCCCTGGCTGACCAGCGCGCTGCTCGCCGCTCGCGCCCATGGCATCGACATCCTCGACGGCGTCTATAACGACATCAAGGACGAGGCCGGTTTCCTGGCCGAATGCGAGCAGGGCCGCGATCTCGGCTTCGACGGCCGCACGCTGATTCATCCCTCGCAGGTCGCGGTGGCCAATGCGGCCTTCGCGCCGGACGAGGCCGAGCTGGTGAAGGCTCGGGCCGTGATCGCCGCCTTCGATCTGCCGGAGAATGCCGGCAAGGGCGCGATCCAGCTCGACGGCCGCATGGTCGAGCTGCTGCACGCCGATATGGCGAGACGCACGGTCGCGCTGGCGGAAGCGATTGCCGCGTAGCGCGGCGAAAGAGTAACTTATCCGTGAGGAGCCTGATACGCGCTTTGTATCAACTATGGCACGCGCCCAGATACTCCCGCCCGCTCACAAAGCGATGTTTCTCGCCCTCTAGATAGTGGGCAAGCCGCTTCAAGCGATAATGGTCTCTATTGAAGGAGTAGATCGAATCGAGTCCGGCTCCAGATTCGACGAAGTTTACGAGGTCATCCGCCGACATGTCACTGCGAAAGCCTTCGTCATCGCAATAGAATGAGATTTCCACGTCATCGATGACTATCGACGGGCTTGGGTAGCCCGCATCATCAATCAATTTAACACGGACCCGATCAATGTCGGCGATCGCAGAAACAAACGCGGAAACACGGGACTTTCCGGTTAGCCCGTCCAATGACATAACAATGTCATTGGTGACCTTGGCGGCTTGCCCCGACAAACTGCTGGCACTCTCGATCTGAAACCATTCGCAATGCGGCGGCCCCTCAAAGCTGATCGAGACTTCGAGGTGATCGCGATAGTACCAATAGTGGGGGAACGGAGCGTCACCGTCTTGGCTGCCGGCCACCTCCCACCACATCGGTGGTCCGAGTATCTTTGCCACCTCGTTCAGCGCCATACCCGGAGCCAACGGCCCCAGCCTGCCAGTCTCAAGAAACGCGACGAGAGAGGTCATAATCAAGGATCTGCCTCCAACGCGGCGACCTCAGCCCTTCGCAGCCTTCGCCCGCTGGATGCCCTCGACGATCAGCTTCTTGGCATGGGCGGCATCACCCCAGCCCTTGAGCTTCACCCATTTGCCGGGCTCGAGATCCTTGTAGTGCTCGAAGAAGTGCTGGATCTGGTCGAGCGTGATCTTCGGCAGGTCGGTATAGTTATGGACGTTCTCGTAGCGCTTGGTCAGCTTCGGCACCGGCACGGCGAGGATTTTCTCGTCGCCGCCGGCCTCGTCCTCCATCAGCATCACGCCGATCGGCCGCACCGCGATATAGGAGCCCGGCACCAGCGGGCGGGTATTGGCGACCAGCACATCGCAGGGATCGCCGTCTTCCGAGAGCGTATGCGGAATGAAGCCATAGTTCCCGGGATAGCGCATCGGCGTGTAGAGGAAGCGGTCGACGAAGAGCGTGCCGGCGTCCTTGTCCATCTCGTACTTGATCGGCTCGCCGCCGATCGCCACTTCGAT
Protein-coding sequences here:
- a CDS encoding HpcH/HpaI aldolase/citrate lyase family protein — its product is MSTIRPRRSALYMPGSNARALEKAREIAADVLILDLEDAVAPEAKAEARARVCAAVKAGGYGRRELVIRVNGVGTPWFADDLAAAAEAKPQAILIPKVSSPETLHEVGNQLNGLWADPAIAVWAMIETPLAILDVERIARAALDSVTRLACFVMGTNDLAKETRARFVPGRAPMLPWLTSALLAARAHGIDILDGVYNDIKDEAGFLAECEQGRDLGFDGRTLIHPSQVAVANAAFAPDEAELVKARAVIAAFDLPENAGKGAIQLDGRMVELLHADMARRTVALAEAIAA
- a CDS encoding serine/threonine dehydratase; this encodes MLGVAPHSRATQMQCQRCERRRKRMAWLAGVDGCKGGWIAAFASDERSEAPLIRVVPRFADLFVGEIVPDLVAVDMPIGLPERVQGSGRGPEQAVRALLGDRQSSVFSIPARGAVEATDYWEACALAFAASDPPRKVSKQGFHLFPKIREIDGLLRSEPGLRERVFEIHPELAFRTMRGAPLLHPKKIKGVVNPEGLAERRNLLVAAGIPAETANSCPPREAAADDLLDALAALVVARNIAAGRGRPFPDPPGRDSHGLPIAIWTYRPVSEPEQDIAMSARPVTRPMIEEAAARIAAHARVTPVMRLGTGAFGTAADVSLKLECLQHAGSFKTRGAFNNLLSLPVPAAGVSAASGGNHGAAVAYAAMKRGVKATIFVPEISPAAKIEAIKRFGADVVVGGAQYDDAQAACDRFVAESGALKIHPFAAGETITGQGTLGREWDLQEPDLDTVLVAVGGGGLISGIASWFAGSKVKVVGVEPEGSRALQAAFDAKGPVEVKVASVAADSLGARNVGQLVYDVTKDSVDHVALVPDAAITEAQGVLWRDFRLAVEPGGAAALGALLCGAYKPAKGERLGVLVCGANVDLAKLAAIVG
- the ppa gene encoding inorganic diphosphatase, which encodes MRIDAISIGKNPPEEVNVLIEVAIGGEPIKYEMDKDAGTLFVDRFLYTPMRYPGNYGFIPHTLSEDGDPCDVLVANTRPLVPGSYIAVRPIGVMLMEDEAGGDEKILAVPVPKLTKRYENVHNYTDLPKITLDQIQHFFEHYKDLEPGKWVKLKGWGDAAHAKKLIVEGIQRAKAAKG